In Gouania willdenowi chromosome 17, fGouWil2.1, whole genome shotgun sequence, one DNA window encodes the following:
- the LOC114478795 gene encoding homeobox protein engrailed-1-B-like produces MEEHREPERPGSGEDPNQHSQRITNFYIDDILRPDFGRKRKCGSHEVDRLRVITLKEDLKKTPKTSSLQKAGTGAQVHDQHPDSEDRRPGRTGGDEEGKDRGPQAGTASAAKPMLWPAWVYCTRYSDRPSSGPRSRKPKKAAVSPSKDKEDKRPRTAFTAEQLQRLKTEFQSNQYLTEQRRQSLARELGLNESQIKIWFQNKRAKIKKSTGDNNSLAQQLKAQGLYNHSTASKDGKSDSE; encoded by the exons ATGGAGGAACACCGGGAACCAGAGCGCCCAGGATCCGGAGAGGATCCCAATCAGCATTCCCAAAGGATCACCAACTTTTATATTGATGATATTTTAAGGCCGGACTTTGGCCGAAAAAGGAAATGTGGCTCTCATGAGGTGGACCGTCTGAGGGTGATCACACTAAAAGAGGACCTGAAAAAAACGCCCAAAACCTCCAGTTTACAGAAAGCCGGGACAGGTGCGCAGGTGCACGACCAGCACCCGGACTCTGAGGACAGAAGACCCGGGCGAACAGGCGGGGACGAAGAGGGGAAGGACCGCGGCCCGCAGGCGGGCACCGCTTCGGCCGCCAAACCGATGCTGTGGCCCGCCTGGGTTTATTGTACCCGTTACTCGGACCGTCCTTCATCAG GGCCCAGATCCCGCAAACCAAAGAAAGCCGCTGTGTCTCCCAGTAAGGATAAGGAGGACAAGCGGCCCCGCACGGCCTTTACTGCGGAGCAGCTGCAGCGTCTAAAGACAGAGTTCCAGAGCAACCAGTACCTGACTGAGCAGAGGAGACAGAGCCTGGCCCGGGAACTGGGCCTCAACGAGTCCCAGATCAAGATCTGGTTTCAGAACAAACGGGCTAAGATCAAGAAGAGCACAGGGGACAACAACTCACTGGCGCAGCAGCTGAAGGCGCAGGGACTGTACAACCACTCCACCGCCAGTAAGGACGGCAAGTCGGACAGCGAGTAG